A DNA window from bacterium contains the following coding sequences:
- a CDS encoding MerR family transcriptional regulator encodes MMSGNGNNDTALDEKERIYPIGIAADLLSVHPRTLRIYEDAGLLKPMRRRGRRYYTEEDLSWLECIRHLIHDDKISVEGLRRLVRLQDCWEIRGCGRRRCGRRGSGAGRGRGRPSVDVKSEDGKEE; translated from the coding sequence ATGATGTCAGGGAACGGCAATAACGACACCGCCCTGGACGAAAAGGAGCGTATCTACCCCATCGGCATCGCCGCGGACCTTTTAAGCGTACACCCGCGGACGCTGCGGATATACGAGGACGCGGGCCTGCTCAAACCTATGCGCCGGCGGGGCAGGCGCTACTACACCGAGGAGGACCTGAGCTGGCTGGAGTGCATCCGCCACCTCATCCACGACGATAAGATAAGCGTGGAGGGCCTGAGGCGATTGGTCCGGCTGCAGGATTGTTGGGAAATCCGCGGTTGCGGCCGGCGGCGGTGCGGCCGGCGCGGGAGCGGCGCGGGGCGTGGCCGCGGAAGGCCGTCCGTTGACGTAAAAAGCGAAGATGGAAAGGAGGAATGA